The Dyella jiangningensis sequence CGCACAGGGTGCGCTCCTACACAGAAGGCGAGCGTCGCCGTGAGCGGAAACCATACGAAAAAAAGGCCGCTTCAGCGGCCTTTTTCTCCGAACCCTTTGCAACGATCAGGCCGCCTTGGCCTTCTCGTCCGCGCGCTCCACGCTGCGCGTGATCAGCCACTGCTGCGCCAGGCTGGTGATGCCGTTGACCACCCAGTACAGCACCAGGCCGGCCGGGAAGAACAGGAACATGAAGCCGAACACCACCGGCATCACCTTCATCATCTTCTGCTGCGCCGGATCCATGCCCGCGGCCGACGGCGACAGCCACTGCGTGGCCAGCATCACCAGGATGTAGATCACCGGTAGCACGAAGAACGGATCGGGCGCGGAAAGATCGTGGATCCAGCCGAAGAACGGCGAGTGGCGCAGCTCCACGCTCTCCATCAACACGCGGTACAGACCGAAGAACACCGGCATCGTGATGAGCACCGGCAGGCAGCCCGACATCGGGTTGACCTTCTCCTTCTTGTACAGCTCCATCATGGCCTGCTGCATCTTCATCTTGTCGTCGCCGTAACGCTCCTTGAGAGCGGTCACGCGCGGCTGCAGCTTGCGCATCTTGGCGCCGGAGCGGAACTGCGCGGCGGTCAGCTTCCACAGCGCGGCCTTCAGCAGCAGCACCAGCAGGATGATGGCAACGCCCCAGTTGCCGCTGATGGCGTGCAGCTGCGACAGCAGCCAGTGCAGCGGCTGCGCCACGACCGTCAGCCAGCCGTAGTTGGTGGTGAGATCGAGGCCCGGCGCCACGGTGTCGAGCGTGCCCTGCAGCTTTGGGCCCACGTAGAGGCGCGAGGCGGTGGCGATGCTCTGGCCCGGTGCCACGCTCAGCGCAGGGCCGACGGCGCGGATCAGATACACCGGCTGGGCCGTGTCCGCATTGATCACGCTGGTGCTATAGGTGTTGGCGTCCTGCGCCGCGGGAATCCAGGCGACGAAGAAGTAATGCTGCAGCATCGACGCCCAGCCACCGGTGATCGGATGATTCAGCGGCTTCTTGGCGAAATCGGCGAAGGGCAGGGTGGTCATCTTCTCTTCGGGGCTGTACCACGCCGCGCCATAGAAGCTGTGCGAGGACGGGTCACTGAAGTTCTGCCACCAGCTCTTCTGCTGTGCCGGCGCCACGCGCTGCAGCTGCTCGTAGGCATTGCCCTGCCACGCCGTGCTGCCACCGTTCTCGATCTTCTGATCGAGGGTGACGACGTAGCTGCCGCGCTTGAGCGCGTAGGACTTGGTGACCTTCAGGCCCGAGGCATCGGACCAGGTCAGGTCGACCTTGAGTTCGTCCTGGCCCTGCGCCAGTGCATAACGGGTTTGCGCGGCCTGGAACACGGCGCGGTGATCCGGCGCTGTACCCTGATTGCTGACCAGGCCGCTCTGCGCGACGAAGTACTGCGAGCGTTCGTCATCGAGCAGGCGGACCGGTGCGGGGTCCGGATCCTTCTTGGT is a genomic window containing:
- the yidC gene encoding membrane protein insertase YidC, encoding MNQTRTFLIFALLAVAYLLFMAWEKDYSPQPQAAAATTATSSTAAAPADGSVPGATSSSAPAAVPGTTTEASTQLITISTDVLRLTVDTRGGTVVRSELLHYPAVPRTKKDPDPAPVRLLDDERSQYFVAQSGLVSNQGTAPDHRAVFQAAQTRYALAQGQDELKVDLTWSDASGLKVTKSYALKRGSYVVTLDQKIENGGSTAWQGNAYEQLQRVAPAQQKSWWQNFSDPSSHSFYGAAWYSPEEKMTTLPFADFAKKPLNHPITGGWASMLQHYFFVAWIPAAQDANTYSTSVINADTAQPVYLIRAVGPALSVAPGQSIATASRLYVGPKLQGTLDTVAPGLDLTTNYGWLTVVAQPLHWLLSQLHAISGNWGVAIILLVLLLKAALWKLTAAQFRSGAKMRKLQPRVTALKERYGDDKMKMQQAMMELYKKEKVNPMSGCLPVLITMPVFFGLYRVLMESVELRHSPFFGWIHDLSAPDPFFVLPVIYILVMLATQWLSPSAAGMDPAQQKMMKVMPVVFGFMFLFFPAGLVLYWVVNGITSLAQQWLITRSVERADEKAKAA